Below is a genomic region from Spongiibacter nanhainus.
ACCATGCTGGGCTTTGTGATTTTGCTGGGAACGGTGGTTAACAACCCGATTCTGATCGTCGACTATGCTCGGCAATCCCTTAACGCTCACCGCCACCACGACAGCGGCGAAGACAAAACCGAGCAGCGCATTATCGAAGCTGTGCGCAGCGCTGTGGCGGCCCGCCTGCGCCCGATCTTGATGTCTACCGCCACCACGATTTTCGGGCTGGCGCCGCTGGTGTTTATCCCCGGTTCGGGGACCGAGCTCTATCGCGGCGTGGGTATCGTCGTTTTAACAGGGATTTTGGTGACCATGGTCATCACCCTCACCTTCCTGCCCTGCCTACTGATTACCGTGCTGGGCTGGCAACGGCCAGGAACAAGATCAATGGGCTCCGCTTAATATGGGAGCTTAGTCCGGGTCTTGCTGTAAGAGGTATAGCGGTCAGTTAAATGGGTAACTGGCGAGAATCCCCAGTGGGTGATGGCTGCGGGCTATTGAGAACATAAACATATACACAGCGATCGCCATCACAAAAAATAAACGACGCTGAGTGAGTGTGCGGCCTATCCGCAGGGCAGTCATACCCAGGCCGATATACAGCACTAGTAGGCTGAGCTTGGCGCTCAACCAGGGGTCGTTCACCGGGTACTGCTGTGTCAGGTGCATTAGCAACAACCCTGCTGACAGCAGCAGAGTGTCGTTAATGTAGGAGGACCATTTGAGCAG
It encodes:
- a CDS encoding SirB2 family protein — its product is MIEFYPQIKLFHIATVILSGSIFALRGLVILVRQGQSNSGVLPLLKWSSYINDTLLLSAGLLLMHLTQQYPVNDPWLSAKLSLLVLYIGLGMTALRIGRTLTQRRLFFVMAIAVYMFMFSIARSHHPLGILASYPFN